The Vigna radiata var. radiata cultivar VC1973A chromosome 6, Vradiata_ver6, whole genome shotgun sequence DNA segment NNNNNNNNNNNNNNNNNNNNNNNNNNNNNNNNNNNNNNNNNNNNNNNNNNNNNNNNNNNNNNNNNNNNNNNNNNNNNNNNNNNNNNNNNNNNNNNNNNNNNNNNNNNNNNNNNNNNNNNNNNNNNNNNNNNNNNNNNNNNNNNNNNNNNNNNNNNNNNNNNNNNNNNNNNNNNNNNNNNNNNNNNNNNNNNNNNNNNNNNNNNNNNNNNNNNNNNNNNNNNNNNNNNNNNNNNNNNNNNNNNNNNNNNNNNNNNNNNNNNNNNNNNNNNNNNNNNNNNNNNNNNNNNNNNNNNNNNNNNNNNNNNNNNNNNNNNNNNNNNNNNNNNNNNNNNNNNNNNNNNNNNNNNNNNNNNNNNNNNNNNNNNNNNNNNNNNNNNNNNNNNNNNNNNNNNNNNNNNNNNNNNNNNNNNNNNNNNNNNNNNNNNNNNNNNNNNNNNNNNNNNNNNNNNNNNNNNNNNNNNNNNNNNNNNNNNNNNNNNNNNNNNNNNNNNNNNNNNNNNNNNNNNNNNNNNNNNNNNNNNNNNNNNNNNNNNNNNNNNNNNNNNNNNNNNNNNNNNNNNNNNNNNNNNNNNNNNNNNNNNNNNNNNNNNNNNNNNNNNNNNNNNNNNNNNNNNNNNNNNNNNNNNNNNNNNNNNNNNNNNNNNNNNNNNNNNNNNNNNNNNNNNNNNNNNNNNNNNNNNNNNNNNNNNNNNNNNNNNNNNNNNNNNNNNNNNNNNNNNNNNNNNNNNNNNNNNNNNNNNNNNNNNNNNNNNNNNNNNNNNNNNNNNNNNNNNNNNNNNNNNNNNNNNNNNNNNNNNNNNNNNNNNNNNNNNNNNNNNNNNNNNNNNNNNNNNNNNNNNNNNNNNNNNNNNNNNNNNNNNNNNNNNNNNNNNNNNNNNNNNNNNNNNNNNNNNNNNNNNNNNNNNNNNNNNNNNNNNNNNNNNNNNNNNNNNNNNNNNNNNNNNNNNNNNNNNNNNNNNNNNNNNNNNNNNNNNNNNNNNNNNNNNNNNNNNNNNNNNNNNNNNNNNNNNNNNNNNNNNNNNNNNNNNNNNNNNNNNNNNNNNNNNNNNNNNNNNNNNNNNNNNNNNNNNNNNNNNNNNNNNNNNNNNNNNNNNNNNNNNNNNNNNNNNNNNNNNNNNNNNNNNNNNNNNNNNNNNNNNNNNNNNNNNNNNNNNNNNNNNNNNNNNNNNNNNNNATGAGTGAAATTGCTGTAACATTATTAAAGACACCTCCTGTGGGAACCTCGCCATAAAGATGGTTAAAAGAGAAGttcaaagtatttaaaaatCTCAACTTTTGTAGTTCAACAGGAATTGTGCTTGAGAAGCTGTTGTTAGAAAGGTCGAGGAATTCAAGGGATCCTAAAGAGCCCAAAAACGAAGGTATGCTTCCGCGGAAGAAGTTACTCTGCAACACAAGCTTTGTTAACCCGGAACAAGCGCCAAGCTGTTCAGGTATTTCACCAGAAAATTTGTTTCCGTGAAGATACAAACCTGAAAGGTGCTTCAAGTTTCCAAACTCTGAAGGGATGGAACCAGTGAAAGAATTGTAAGATAAGTCAAGATTTACCAAACCTTCAAAATTGCCAAATGTTTGATTAGGTATATCTCCATTTAAATTGTTGGTGGAAACACCAAGTGTCTGCATTTTCGTGCAGTATTTGAGACTTAATGGAATGCCTCcaacaaaactatttaaatgCAGATAAAGTTCAGACAATATAGTGAGATTGCCAATGGCACTAGGAATATTACCAGACAATTTGTTGTCGTACAGGGCCAGTCTTACTAGATTTTTAAGCCTTCCAATCGAATCTGGAATAGTTCCCTCTAGATAATTATCTTGCATGGTGAAGTCCATTAAACCAATAAGTTGTCCAATTTCTTCAGGTATCATTCCAGATATTTGATTCAATCCAATACTAAGAATTCTCAGGTAGGTAGAAAAATTGCCGATAAGACCTGGCACCTCACCACCAAATCCATTGCCATCCAAAATAAGTATGCGCAGTTGAGTACAATTTGTTAATGATGAAAGGAAATCCAAATCACGAGCTCTCCCACTTCCAAAACTATTATAACCAATGTGAAGCAGTTGAAGTTTATTTAAGCTTCCCAGAGTGAGAGGAATTGGCCCACTAAAACCATTTGAGGAGATATCAAAGCTTTCCAATCCGGTGATGTTGGATATGGAAGACGGAAATGTTCCATCGAACTGGTTCCCTCCAACAAAGAATTCTCTAAGGTGTGGAAAAGCAAGTTGCAGTTTCGATGGAAAAGTCCCAGATAACTTGTTTGCCACTAGAGAAAGAAGTTGAATATTGGAAAGATTATAAAGAGAATCAGGGACTACTTCTGACAAACTATTTAAACCAAGACTTAGCCTTTTCAAATTTGATAACCGACCCAAAACATGTGGTATACTTCCCACCAAATGATTTTCTGCAAGCGAGATATTTTGAAGGGATGAAAGATTCCCCAAAGAAGGTGGGATGGTACCAACTAGATCATTGGCAGCTAGAAGCAACTTATTTAGCCGTGTCATGGATCCAATTCCAAACCAGGAGGGAACTTCTCCAGTGAGTTTATTTTCCATCAAATTAATGACTTCCAGTTTAGAGCAGTTTGTAAGGTATAGAGGAATCTGACCATTTAGGTTGTTGTGGCTCAAGTCAAGAACCTGCAACCTCTTCAGTCGACCAATTTGTGTGGGAATTTCCCCATACAAGTTGATGTTGGAAAGAATGAGGGTTGTGAGGAAGGTTAGATTTCCTAAAGATGGTCCAAGAGTGCCACCCCAGATTTTATTTTCCAAGTGCAAGACAGAGACTCTCATGTGGCGATGTTCGCATGTAACACCCTGCCACTCACAGAAATGCAAAGAGTTGTTCCATGATGGAAGAGCATTAGGCACTCCATTGGTAAGCTTATGCTTCAAAGCAAGTAAAGCTAGCTTGTCACCCTCTGAATTGAAAGCTAGAGCAAGTGTAGGTGGCATTATGTGCACTAAGTTGTGTGAAACAATGAGAAAGAACATGAATAGACTTACAGCCATTGTTTTGCACAAAGTAGGATGTGGTCTTACGTTTTTATATCAGCATccttaaaataatgtttaagaaATCCGTAGTGTATGTTGGATGTTGAAGTAATTGTAATGTTTAGATGAAAGCTACTGGAGAGACTATTACTTTCGCATCTTCCAAAAGATGGACCCGGTTTCTTACATTAGTGGGAGCGAGTGTGCTTCCAAAGCACTGTTCAAATGAGTCATATCTAACTTCAACTTTAGACTTCCAAATGAGTGCGCAATGACTTTAGTTGTAGAAACTTGATCATAAATTTGCCAAGTTTACTTTGACTTTTTAAATGACTGGTATTGAATTCCAtgtaaataaattcatttcCATTATTGTTCTTAAGATGCcatgtaaataaattcaatgtttataagtaattaaaagACGTAGGTAGAAATGTTTTAGACTGCATTTACCAAAcataaagaacaaaaaaaaaaacaacaattttagaCTTcagtgaaattttaaatatggtTGAAAAAACAACACATGAATTACTCATGATATTGATGTACTATATTTTTATCTCttgaaaaaagtattttacCTATAAAGATTCATTAAAGTAACTATTattgtgataaaaataattttgcaaGTAACAAATAatccaaacaaattttatcatgaaataaaatgttagaaatgtatttactattttttgaaGAGCACTCgtatggtaaaaattaaatttaattcaatatcataaaaattattgtttaaattgaGTATTTAAAATGTGTATTCTCTTTAAGGTGATATCAAAGTTATTAATAATTGTCAGTACTTCTCTTTCACCAACCAAACTAGTTCTatgaagttaaattaaatttaaattatatttgtggtaataaaattatatcttaattgAGTTTGTCACGAGATATTCTCTAACAATTAGtgttttttagtaaataattataatgactGTAAGGgccttaaaatttttaaaaatcaatggGTCCTAGTTGGAGGCAGCCAGGCCCATCAGACTAAAGGAGC contains these protein-coding regions:
- the LOC106763303 gene encoding LRR receptor-like serine/threonine-protein kinase EFR, producing MAVSLFMFFLIVSHNLVHIMPPTLALAFNSEGDKLALLALKHKLTNGVPNALPSWNNSLHFCEWQGVTCEHRHMRVSVLHLENKIWGGTLGPSLGNLTFLTTLILSNINLYGEIPTQIGRLKRLQVLDLSHNNLNGQIPLYLTNCSKLEVINLMENKLTGEVPSWFGIGSMTRLNKLLLAANDLVGTIPPSLGNLSSLQNISLAENHLVGSIPHVLGRLSNLKRLSLGLNSLSEVVPDSLYNLSNIQLLSLVANKLSGTFPSKLQLAFPHLREFFVGGNQFDGTFPSSISNITGLESFDISSNGFSGPIPLTLGSLNKLQLLHIGYNSFGSGRARDLDFLSSLTNCTQLRILILDGNGFGGEVPGLIGNFSTYLRILSIGLNQISGMIPEEIGQLIGLMDFTMQDNYLEGTIPDSIGRLKNLVRLALYDNKLSGNIPSAIGNLTILSELYLHLNSFVGGIPLSLKYCTKMQTLGVSTNNLNGDIPNQTFGNFEGLVNLDLSYNSFTGSIPSEFGNLKHLSGLYLHGNKFSGEIPEQLGACSGLTKLVLQSNFFRGSIPSFLGSLGSLEFLDLSNNSFSSTIPVELQKLRFLNTLNFSFNHLYGEVPTGGVFNNVTAI